A single window of Liolophura sinensis isolate JHLJ2023 chromosome 6, CUHK_Ljap_v2, whole genome shotgun sequence DNA harbors:
- the LOC135467431 gene encoding kynurenine 3-monooxygenase-like → MSVGDRLHVAVVGGGLVGALNACFFAKRGFKVDLYESRPDIRLQEVVQGRSINLALSFRGREALKAVGLEEKIVQNGIAMYARMIHDKDGSRKPIPYGRKHQYIMSVSRRLLNEHLLTAAEKYPNVTIHFEHKLFGCDFNVGQVMFQKSDGDTVTNTVDLIVGNDGAFSAVRRQIMKTVRFDFQQTYIPHGYMELCIPPSHDQFAMEKNYLHIWPRNEFMMIALPNLDKSFTTTLFMPFEIFESIQTENELLQFFQEKFPDSIELLGEEALKKTYINSKPLPMISIKCSPYHVGDKAVIMGDAGHAMVPFYGQGMNAGFEDCLLFDELLDKYHNDLSKVLAEYTRIRSVDAKAICDLAMYNYVEMRESVNSKLFLLRKKLDNLLHWLFPNYWIPLYTMVSFTRTRYHEAIEKRKWQDKILSACTRVSVLMTIVGGAFLIRHLLRNSTFSNSVSTAFPKLQIPPAISTFFNHE, encoded by the exons ATGTCGGTCGGAGACAGGTTGCATGTTGCCGTGGTCGGTGGCGGGCTG GTTGGAGCCCTTAATGCCTGCTTCTTTGCTAAAAGAGGGTTCAAAGTTGATCTGTACGAGTCTAGGCCAG ATATTCGTCTGCAGGAAGTCGTACAGGGCAGGAGCATCAACTTGGCTCTGTCATTCCGGGGTCGGGAAGCCCTGAAAGCCGTGGGTCTGGAAGAGAAGATCGTTCAGAATGGGATTGCCATGTACGCCCGCATGATTCACGACAAGGATGGGAGCCGTAAGCCAATCCCGTATGGCAGGAAGCATCAG TATATAATGTCAGTGAGCCGCAGATTGCTCAATGAACACCTGTTAACAG CTGCAGAGAAATATCCAAATGTTACCATTCACTTTGAGCACAAATTGTTTGGTTGTGACTTCAATGTAGGACAAGTTATGTTTCAGAA GTCAGATGGTGACACAGTGACAAACACAGTTGACCTGATTGTGGGAAATGATGGTGCCTTCTCCGCTGTACGGCGACAAATCATGAAGACTGTTAGGTTTGACTTCCAGCAGACATATATCCCCCATGGGTACATGGAGCTGTGTATCCCGCCCTCACATGACCAG tTCGCCATGGAGAAGAACTACCTTCACATCTGGCCCAGGAACGAATTCATGATGATAGCTTTGCCTAACCTGGATAAGAGTTTTACCACCACACTTTTCATGCCGTTTGAAATCTTTGAATCCATCCAGACAGAAAATGAATTGTTGCAGTTTTTCCAGGAGAAATTCCCAGACTCCATTGAGTTGTTGGGAGA AGAAGCCCTGAAGAAGACCTACATTAACAGTAAGCCACTTCCCATGATTTCTATCAAG TGTTCACCATATCATGTTGGAGACAAAGCTGTGATCATGGGAGATGCTGGCCATGCCATGGTTCCATTCTATGGTCAGGGAATGAATGCT GGTTTTGAAGACTGTTTACTGTTCGATGAACTCTTGGATAAGTACCACAATGACCTAT CTAAAGTTCTTGCTGAATATACCCGCATCAGAAGTGTGGATGCCAAAGCCATCTGTGACCTGGCCATGTATAACTATGTGGAG ATGAGAGAATCAGTCAATTCCAAGCTGTTTCTCTTGAGAAAGAAGCTGGATAATTTATTACACTGGCTATTTCCGAATTATTGGATACCTCTCTATACAATG GTGTCTTTTACTCGTACCAGGTATCATGAAGCCATTGAGAAAAGGAAATGGCAGGACAAG ATTCTATCTGCATGTACACGGGTCAGTGTGCTGATGACCATAGTAGGGGGCGCTTTTCTCATCAGGCATCTCCTCAGGAACAGCACGTTCAGCAACAGTGTTTCAACGGCTTTCCCGAAACTTCAAATCCCACCTGCTATTTCCACCTTTTTCAATCACGAATAA
- the LOC135467432 gene encoding phosphotriesterase-related protein-like, which produces MFKYFCALASLQHTAYIVLTNQLFSDHKLYKYRSHLYVACIIVTVLGLIDPEELGITHTHEHLSMNYSFALAPRDGDPMVAEKQNAPITMENLGWIRQYPFSHRPNLNYNSAQKYVIEELQNFKKYGGSAVVENTTVGLHRDIKFVKRASEESCVHVIAGTGYYFEASLSAEVRGMSVEQLAETMVQDITQGTDGTDIKCGVIGELGCSWPLTDVERRVLQAGAQVQSSLGCPVIIHPGRGEDSPMEVIRVLQEAGGRIDKTVMSHLDRTIYHQEKLTELAETGIFCEYDLFGLEVAHYQFNQKVDMPNDGVRIQNIKYLIDHGYGKQVVIAHDCHTLHRLEKYGGHGMCHILLNIVPHMKQRGITQSSIDDILINNPRRWLAFF; this is translated from the exons atgtttaaatatttttgtgcattaGCATCTTTACAACACACTGCTTATATTGTGCTGACTAATCAATTGTTCTCTGATCATAAATTATATAAGTATAGGAGCCACTTATATGTTGCTTGTATAATTGTTACAGTGTTAGGGCTGATTGACCCCGAGGAGCTGGGGATAACCCACACCCATGAGCACCTGTCCATGAACTACAGCTTTGCCTTGGCCCCTAGAGATGGAGACCCCATGGTGGCAGAGAAACAGAATGCTCCCATTACCATGGAAAACCTGGGATGGATTCGCCAATATCC TTTCAGCCACAGACCAAATCTCAATTACAACTCGGCACAGAAATACGTGATAGAGGAACTTCAAAATTTTAAG AAATATGGTGGATCTGCAGTGGTTGAGAACACCACAGTTGGTCTACATCGGGACATCAAGTTTGTGAAGCGAGCTTCAGAAGAGTCGTGTGTACACGTCATTGCTGGCACAG GTTATTATTTTGAAGCATCACTGAGCGCTGAGGTTCGTGGGATGAGTGTAGAACAACTGGCAGAGACAATGGTACAGGATATAACCCAGGGTACTGATGGCACAGATATCAAGTGTGGGGTCATCGGAGAACTGGGGTGCTCATGGCCACTCACAG ACGTGGAAAGGCGTGTCCTCCAGGCAGGAGCTCAGGTCCAGTCTTCCCTCGGCTGTCCCGTCATCATCCACCCAGGGAGAGGGGAGGACTCACCCATGGAGGTCATCCGTGTCTTACAGGAGGCAGGGGGTAGGATAGACAAAACCGTCATGTCGCATCTGGACA GAACCATATACCACCAGGAGAAGCTGACAGAACTGGCAGAGACTGGGATATTCTGTGAATATGACCTGTTTGGGCTAGAAGTGGCTCATTACCAATTCAACCAAAAGGTGGACATGCCCAATGACGGAGTCCGCATACAGAACATCAAGTACCTTATTGATCATGGATATGGGAAGCAAGTTGTGATTGCACATGACTGTCACACTCTCCACCGTCTG GAGAAATATGGAGGTCATGGGATGTGCCACATACTGTTGAACATTGTTCCACACATGAAgcaaaggggaataactcagTCATCCATAGATGACATCCTTATCAACAACCCTAGGAGGTGGCTCGCATTTTTCTGA